In the genome of Massilia sp. UMI-21, the window GCAAACCCCGGCGGCAGATAGCCATTCACAGTCACCAACTCAGCAACATTCGTCAAATACAGGTCTAAGTCGGAGATTTCATCAATAGCGCTATTTCTTATACAAGCCGCAACAAGATCCCTATCAACCGATGGAAAGAAATTTAGTAGATCTATTTTAATTATGTTCTTCTTTTCCGCATGCGGCCGCACTGCATCAAGCACGCTATAGCCTTTACGGTATGAAAATACTACCCCTTCATTGACATGCAACTTCTCAATTATAGTGGACAGTAAAAATAGGTGATAAGCCCGAAGCACGCTAGTAGCCTCAATAACTTCGCGACCTCTTCCAACATGCTTGATTGAATTCTGAAGGGTATTACACCTCAAGAACTGCTGAAAACTATGTGACCCGCGGAATTTATTATCAAACAAGCTTTCGAGCGAGTGTGCCATACCGAAAAGACAAAAGTTAGAGACAAACTAAGGAATTAGCGTAGCCAAGACTGCGTCAGCGCAGTCCAAAACTGTCTAAACACGGAGGAACAGTGAAGGGAAAACAATTACAAATCGCGCACCCTCACCTGAGGATGCGCGATCGCAACTTAACGAAACGCCGTAGAGGTCAGCTATTTGACTGGAGCTGCTCCTAGTCGCTGACATAGCGCTAATTTATCATAAACGGATGAGTTGTCAAGGGGAGCGCCATAAAAGCGATCGTGAGAAGTTAAACATTTGCACGCAGTAATTCACAGTTTTCTGCTGAAAATCGGTCGGCATTTCGTTTCGCGCCATAGCGACGGATTTCGTTAGGCTTGCCGCGTGACCCAAGCTGGCGACACAGCCGACCGCCTGGGGGCGAAAATGGCGCTCCCGCCTCCCGGAGCCACAACGAGCATGGAACCGGTCTACACCATCGGCCACTCGAACCGGCCGATCGAAGAATTCCTGGCATTGCTGCGCGAGCACGGCATCGAACGCGTGCTCGACATCCGCACGGTCGCCAAGTCGCGCCACAACCCGCAGTTCGGGCAGGACCAGCTGCCCGGCTCGCTCGCCGGTGCCGGCATCGGCTACGAGTACATCCGCGAACTGGGCGGCCTGCGTAAGGCGCGCAACTATCCGCCCAACAGCGCCCCGAACGGCGCCTGGCGCAACGCCTCGTTCCGCGGCTATGCCGACCATATGCAGAGCAGCGAATTCAACGAGCAGATCGACCTGCTGGTGCGCCTGGCGGGCAGCGTGCGCTTCGCCCTGATGTGCGCTGAAGCGGTGCCCTGGCGCTGCCACCGTTCGCTGGTGGCCGATGCGCTGGCGGTACGCGGGGTGCCGGTCGAGCACATCATAAACCGGGGCAAGACCAGGCCGCATACGCTCACGCCGTTTGCCCGGGTCGACGGCACCCAGATCCTCTATCCGCCGGAATCGGCGTCGGCCTGATCAGCCATTGCCCGCGATACCGAAACACGCATCGCGTTGCCAGAAAATTTCATCAGTGACTTCCAGCGTATGTACCTATGCTGGCCGGGCAGTATCCAATAACACGATACCGGAGACGACACGATGAACAAACTGCTGGCACTTTGCTGCCTGGCGCTGGGGCTTGCCTCCAGCCTTGGCCCTGTTCCTGACGCTCGCGCCATCGAACTGGCGGGCCTGAAGAACGCGCACGACCCGGGCACCATCACGAAAGACGGCGACACCTACTTCAACTTCACGACCGGGACCGGGATCTGGTATTCCACCTCGAAGGACCTGCTCACCTGGACCGGCGGGCCGGCCCCGGTGTTCAGCACCTACCCTGCCTGGATCAAGAACAAGATCCCGAACTTCGCCGGCGCGTTCTGGGCGCCGGACGTGATCCAGATGAACGGGCAATACTACCTGTACTACTCGGTGTCGAGCTTCGGCACCTCGTCCTCGGCCATCGGCGTGGCGCGTTCGCCCTCGCTGAAGAACCCGGCCTGGACCGACCTCGGCATCGTGGTCGAATCATTCGGCGGCGCCGGCGAAATCAATGCGATCGACCCGGCGCTGTTTCGCGACCATGACGGCAAGGTGTACATGTCCTGGGGTTCGTTCTTCGGCGGGATCGGCCTGGCCGAGATCAACCAGTCCAGCGGCAAGCTGGCGAGCAGCGTGAGCACGATTCTCGGCGGCGGCCACCGCGACATCGAGGCGCCCTACATCACCCGCAACGGCAACGACTACTACCTGTTCGTCAACCGCGGCAGCTGCTGCAAGGGCAGCGACAGCACGTACTATGTGGAAGTACAGCGGGCCACGAATATCCGCGGCCCCTATTCCGGCACCCGCACCGTGCTGCCGGTCAGCGACGGCAAGTACCGCGGCCCGGGCCATATCGGCCTACTCAAGCAGGACGGCTGCCATTTCGTCTCGACCCACTACTACGACCTGCAGGACAATGGCAACGCCAAGCTCGACATCCTGCGCATGAGCTACAGCGGCGGCTGGCCGGTCCTGACGCGCAATTTCACCAACTTCGCCGGCTGCGGCGGCATCAGCGACGGCGTCTACAGCTTGCGCGCGCGCCACAGCGGCAAGGCGCTGACGGTGGCGAATGCGTCCACGGCGGACGGCGCCCTGGTCCAGCAATTCACTGATACCAACGCCCGCCACCAGCAGTGGCATGTGATCGGCCAGGGCGACGGCTACTACAGCATCATCAACGCCCACAGCCTGCGCAGCCTGGACAACTATGGCAACTCGACCAGCGCGGGCACGGATATCGCGCAGTGGGGCTACTGGGCGGGCGGCGGCCAGCGCTGGCGCTTCGCCAGCCCGGCTGCCGGCTATGTCACGGTGGCGAACCAGCTGAGCGGCATGGTGCTGGACGTGAACGCCCGCAGCACGGCCGACGGCGCCCAGGTGATCCAGTGGCCCGCGAGCGGCGCCGCCAACCAGCAGTGGTCGCTGATCCGCAGGTAGGCCGAGGGGCCTGGAACGCCTGACAAAACCTCATACTTGCTGTGAGAGCAGCAAGTTCGTACACTGAACGATTCAGACCGTCCGCTTTCGGCGCCAAAAGCGGTCGTTCTCGTGTGCCTCGTACACCAAATTCAGCTCATCATCAACGACTATGGACCGAAGATTTGACAAAGGCGACTTGCTGGGAAAGCTGAAAATAATGAGTCAGCCCAAAGCACACGGGCTCACCCAGGAGGCGTTAGACCAGACGCTTATCGACTTCTGTGCTGGGTGCCCGGACCCGGTTCGCGCTCGCTGGCTCGTTGTGGAATGTCTGGAGCCTATGTCAGACGAGGAACTCGTTGACCGGGCTCTGAACACCCCGTTACGACCAATCTCAGATGTACCAATGTCCGTAGTCCCCGCCAATCATCCTGTGCGTGTTTCGGCTAGTTGACCGTCCGCCCTGGGTCCAGCCTGTGTAAAAACGCAGGACCGTGTACACGAACCCGGCTGGGTTAACGTTGAGGGAGTATCTCATCACCGGGGTGCCAAATGAAGCGCTTTATCGAAGGCGAAGACCGTGGGCAAGGCACGCTACTGCCAGAGCACCTGGATGATGTCAACGGCGATTGAAAACTGATACAGATTTCGTCGTGCCAGCGATTTAAAACTGATACACCGCCGTTGCCGAACACCGTCCGCGTTCAGCCAACTTCTGCAACATCGCTCCCCCTCATCATCCCGGCCTGGCGCTGGTGCTTCAGCCGGTAGCTTTCCCCTGCAATCGGCACGATGTGCGCGTGGTGCAGCAGCCGGTCGAGCAGGGCCGCGGTCAGCGTCGTGTCCTGCGCGAAGGTCGTGTCCCACTGCCCGAACGGCAGGTTGCTGGTCACGATCAGGCTGCTACGCTCATACAGGGCCGCGATCACCTGGAAGAACAGGTTGGCCTGTTCCCGGTTCATCGGTAAATAGCCGATCTCGTCGATGATCAAGAGCCGATACGCCTTGATCGCGCGGTGCATCACCGCTTTCAGATTGTTCTGCGTATGCGCCGTCGACAACGCCAACATCAAGTCGGCCGCCGTCGTGAAGCGCGTCTTGATGCCTGCCTGCGTGGCCTTGTAGCCCAGTGCCATTGCCAGGTGCGTCTTGCCTACGCCGCTGGGCCCGACCAGCACCACGTTTTCATGCCGTTCAACGAAGCCCAGGCCGGCCAGTTCCTCGACCTGGCTGCGCTTGACGCCTTTGGCGAAGTCATAGTTGAACTCGTCCAGCGTCTTCACTGCCGGGAACCCGGCCAGCCTGGTCATCATGCTCTGCTTGCGTACGTTGCGTCCGGCGGCTTCTTCCCTCAAGAGCCCCTCCAGGAAGTCGCTGTAGGCCATCTCCTGCTTCGCCGCCTTCTGGGTTGCGGCGCCATAGCCCTGTGCCACGAACGGCAGGTTCAGGCTCTCGCACAACGCCGCGATACGCTCATGCTGCAGGTTCATGCCGCCACCCCTTCAGTAACCCGCACCAGCAGCGCGTCGTACACCTGTAGCGGATGCTGTACTGGAGACGGTTGCGCGATCCGCTCCACCACCGC includes:
- a CDS encoding DUF488 domain-containing protein, producing MEPVYTIGHSNRPIEEFLALLREHGIERVLDIRTVAKSRHNPQFGQDQLPGSLAGAGIGYEYIRELGGLRKARNYPPNSAPNGAWRNASFRGYADHMQSSEFNEQIDLLVRLAGSVRFALMCAEAVPWRCHRSLVADALAVRGVPVEHIINRGKTRPHTLTPFARVDGTQILYPPESASA
- a CDS encoding family 43 glycosylhydrolase produces the protein MNKLLALCCLALGLASSLGPVPDARAIELAGLKNAHDPGTITKDGDTYFNFTTGTGIWYSTSKDLLTWTGGPAPVFSTYPAWIKNKIPNFAGAFWAPDVIQMNGQYYLYYSVSSFGTSSSAIGVARSPSLKNPAWTDLGIVVESFGGAGEINAIDPALFRDHDGKVYMSWGSFFGGIGLAEINQSSGKLASSVSTILGGGHRDIEAPYITRNGNDYYLFVNRGSCCKGSDSTYYVEVQRATNIRGPYSGTRTVLPVSDGKYRGPGHIGLLKQDGCHFVSTHYYDLQDNGNAKLDILRMSYSGGWPVLTRNFTNFAGCGGISDGVYSLRARHSGKALTVANASTADGALVQQFTDTNARHQQWHVIGQGDGYYSIINAHSLRSLDNYGNSTSAGTDIAQWGYWAGGGQRWRFASPAAGYVTVANQLSGMVLDVNARSTADGAQVIQWPASGAANQQWSLIRR
- a CDS encoding AAA family ATPase; this encodes MNLQHERIAALCESLNLPFVAQGYGAATQKAAKQEMAYSDFLEGLLREEAAGRNVRKQSMMTRLAGFPAVKTLDEFNYDFAKGVKRSQVEELAGLGFVERHENVVLVGPSGVGKTHLAMALGYKATQAGIKTRFTTAADLMLALSTAHTQNNLKAVMHRAIKAYRLLIIDEIGYLPMNREQANLFFQVIAALYERSSLIVTSNLPFGQWDTTFAQDTTLTAALLDRLLHHAHIVPIAGESYRLKHQRQAGMMRGSDVAEVG